One genomic region from Dermacentor variabilis isolate Ectoservices chromosome 6, ASM5094787v1, whole genome shotgun sequence encodes:
- the LOC142585621 gene encoding sodium- and chloride-dependent GABA transporter 1-like, translating to MEKKTSGPNVFTLAFLGRSSCREKASPFTAPQAVPICKQAEDNEESSCTTSGLGSQQDLAGLPSRGKWAGKADFVFGCISYAVGLGNVWRFPYLCYENGGGAFLIPYFICLITTAIPMFYLEVAMGQYLSRGGIGIWGIVPMFKGIGIASLTIVTLSNIYYMVIVAWILFYLISSFTEVLPWKHCGNHWNTENCWEYNETQPAPHNKSVTPIVEFWENHVLGISSGLHEMGNMRLELALYLFLSWFIVYIVIWRGLHQSGKIVWVTAIFPYICLFVLLVRGVTLHGSIDGLLFYVTPDWSQLLRPKVWIAAGTQVFYTFGIGVGSVVTLGSYNKFHQNFFRDSAIVCSINPLTSLLAGTVIFSVLGHMAFVAEKSVGDVVKSGPGLAFLVYPEVVTRMPASTVWSILFFVMLLCLGINSQFCPSEAIVAGLIDQWPQLVTRRKLITFLMVVFQFLLGLPMVTQGGMYLLQLMDNYAVTGITLLFIVFFQAVALSWIYGTSNISDNIKEMLGRRPSALFRMSWSIFIPVMCVAIFLFSVIKYQPIVYAKTYEYPWWGEMLGWLMALASMVMIPAYMIYFLLTTPGSLRERILAGVTPQLVGHDEKEEKEYTFSNGALQP from the exons GCTGAAGACAATGAAGAGTCTTCGTGTACGACAAGCGGGCTTGGAAGTCAACAGGACCTCGCTGGGCTCCCAAGCAGAGGGAAGTGGGCGGGCAAGGCGGACTTCGTCTTCGGCTGCATCAGCTACGCCGTCGGCCTGGGCAATGTCTGGCGGTTCCCATACCTCTGTTACGAGAACGGAGGCG gTGCATTCCTCATTCCTTATTTCATCTGCCTCATCACAACAGCAATTCCCATGTTCTACCTAGAAGTAGCCATGGGCCAGTACCTGAGCCGTGGTGGCATAGGAATCTGGGGCATAGTGCCCATGTTCAAAG GCATTGGGATCGCATCACTAACTATCGTGACATTGTCCAACATCTACTACATGGTGATTGTGGCATGGATCCTGTTCTACCTGATTTCGTCTTTCACTGAAGTGCTTCCCTGGAAACACTGTGGCAATCACTGGAACACCGAGAACTGCTGGGAGTACAATGAGACACAGCCAGCTCCGCACAATAAATCTGTTACGCCAATCGTGGAATTCTGGGA AAACCACGTACTTGGCATTTCATCAGGGCTGCATGAGATGGGCAACATGCGTCTTGAGCTAGCCCTCTACTTGTTCCTCTCGTGGTTCATTGTGTACATTGTCATCTGGAGGGGCCTTCATCAGAGTGGCAAG ATTGTCTGGGTGACAGCCATCTTTCCCTATATTTGCCTCTTTGTGCTGCTTGTGAGAGGCGTCACATTACATGGTTCAATTGATGGGCTCTTGTTTTACGTCACACCGGACTGGAGTCAATTACTAAGGCCAAAG GTATGGATTGCTGCAGGCACTCAGGTGTTCTATACTTTTGGGATTGGCGTTGGCTCGGTGGTGACGCTAGGTAGCTACAACAAGTTTCACCAGAATTTCTTCAG GGACTCTGCAATCGTTTGCTCCATCAATCCCCTGACAAGTCTTCTAGCCGGGACGGTTATATTCTCAGTGCTTGGCCACATGGCTTTCGTAGCTGAAAAATCAGTGGGTGATGTAGTCAAATCGG GTCCTGGCTTGGCTTTTCTTGTGTATCCTGAAGTTGTTACCCGAATGCCAGCTTCAACAGTGTGGTCGATACTGTTTTTCGTTATGCTCCTCTGTTTGGGGATAAACAGCCAG TTCTGTCCTTCTGAAGCAATAGTTGCTGGTCTAATCGACCAGTGGCCCCAGCTGGTTACTCGGCGAAAGCTCATCACGTTTCTTATGGTCGTGTTCCAATTTCTTCTTGGGCTTCCTATGGTTACTCAG GGTGGCATGTACCTCCTGCAGTTGATGGACAACTAtgctgtcactggcatcacattACTATTTATAGTGTTTTTCCAGGCTGTCGCACTATCGTGGATATATG gaacaAGCAACATCTCTGATAACATCAAAGAAATGCTTGGACGTCGCCCAAGTGCCCTCTTCCGGATGAGCTGGTCAATCtttataccagtcatgtgtgtg GCCATATTCCTGTTCTCTGTGATCAAGTACCAACCGATTGTGTATGCCAAGACATATGAATACCCATGGTGGGGCGAGATGCTAGGATGGTTGATGGCACTCGCCTCCATGGTCATGATTCCTGCATACATGATCTACTTTCTCCTCACCACACCTGGCTCTCTACGAGAG AGGATCCTAGCAGGTGTTACTCCACAGCTAGTGGGACATGACGAGAAAGAGGAGAAGGAGTACACGTTTAGCAATGGGGCCCTTCAGCCATAA